TTAAAAGACACAGTGAAGCCAGAAGAAGGACTCATTCCATCTTATATTTTCTCCCATCCAAAAGTCTATGAGCTGGAAATGGAGAAAATCTTCTTAAAGGATTGGTTATTTATCGCGCATAAGTCGGAGATTCCGAACAAAGGAGATTTTGTAACACGTGAACTTGGCGGGCAAAGCGTCATTGTGACACATGGTGCAGATGGTGAAATTCGTGTGTTACTGAATGTTTGTACACACCGCGGCATGAAACTTTGCCGGATGGATAACGGAAATCAAAAGAACTTCACTTGTCCGTATCATGGGTTCAATTTTAAAAACACTGGCGAGCTAATTGGAATTCCGTTCCAGAAAGTTGTTTACGGCGATACGATGGATAAAAGTACAATGGGCTTGAAGGAAATCCGTCATGATGTCTATGCTGATTTGATTTTTGCGACGCTTGACGATGATGCAGTTTCCCTTGATGAGTTTTTAGGAGATATTAAATGGTACCTCGACCTTGCATTTAACCGTGCAGAAATGGAAGTTGTGGGACTTCCGCAAAAATGGAATGTGGATGGAACATGGAAGCTGGGGTCAGATAATACAATTTCAGACTCTTATCATACATTGGTGTCTCATGGATCGATTGCAAAATTAGGCCTTGTGCCAACAGGAGATTACTCGAAATATGGTTATCAAATTTATACAGGAAATGGGCATGGGCTGAACTTAGGTATGCCGAACCCTGATGGTTTTGCGTTCCCGGAAAACCTGATCAACGAATATAAAGAACGGCTCCATGAAGACCAATACGATATTTTGAAGCAGATGAAGAACATGATTGTGTGTGTTTCCCCGAATATCATGATCCTCATTTCTTCGATG
This window of the Sporosarcina pasteurii genome carries:
- a CDS encoding aromatic ring-hydroxylating dioxygenase subunit alpha; amino-acid sequence: MTTTRTKQVPRLDEMTRSELIQYLKDTVKPEEGLIPSYIFSHPKVYELEMEKIFLKDWLFIAHKSEIPNKGDFVTRELGGQSVIVTHGADGEIRVLLNVCTHRGMKLCRMDNGNQKNFTCPYHGFNFKNTGELIGIPFQKVVYGDTMDKSTMGLKEIRHDVYADLIFATLDDDAVSLDEFLGDIKWYLDLAFNRAEMEVVGLPQKWNVDGTWKLGSDNTISDSYHTLVSHGSIAKLGLVPTGDYSKYGYQIYTGNGHGLNLGMPNPDGFAFPENLINEYKERLHEDQYDILKQMKNMIVCVSPNIMILISSMELKGQQVSHTSLRIWKPTGPDSMEISAWVLVEKDAPEEWKRLSEQANTLTFGSSGIFEQDDTENFTDITQNSKSPYHLQENIVYNYTMGMHQEPVENFVGPGIVYKDKFNEANSRAFFRNWLDQITAE